From Calditrichia bacterium:
GCACCAACAGAATCAAAGCAGCATTTAAAAACAAGCTCCAATTTGGGAAACCTTTTGCAACCATCAGCGCTGTGGACAGAGAAATGAGAATTGCAGCTATCTCACTGAATATTAGGATTTGAAAAACCGGTGCGGCATCCGTAAATTCGCTGCCGAACACAAACGGCACAATTTCGTGAACCGAACCGGCGACGATCGCCGCCAGCGGCAGCAATCCCAGCGCCAGCCGCAACGCGTTCCGTGCTGTCGATTGTGCCTCCAAATGACGATTTTTGCTGAGCATGTTGCTCACGGTTGAAATCAGCAATGGTGAAATCGAGGTCATGAAAATAGTGCTGAGCATCAGCAAATTTTGGGCAGCGCCGTAAAATCCGGCTTGCGCTGCGCTGCCGTTGAATATTTTGAGCGCCAGCAAATCCGCACGTTGGTAAATGCGCCGGGCAGTTGCCGACCAAAACAGCAACACGCTGTATCGCCAAAATGTGCCCAACGGCACCGAGGTTTGTCGCCAAATCGGCAGTTTCAGCCAACGCACTGCAATTGCCAGTTCGATGACTGATGCAGCTATAATTCCGGCAATTGCTCCGGCAATTGAATAACCGAGCCACACCAGCAAAATCACGAAAAACAATCGCCCGATCCAATAAATTACGGCTGCAGAGGCGCGTGGTTTAAATCGTCCGGTGCTGATAAACACATTTCGATAGCCGCGTGCCAGGCAAAAAACAGGGATATCTAAAGCAAATAATTTTAAATATTTAGCGAGTTCTGGTTCGTTGACAATACCGGCAATCCAATCTGCCGAAACCCAAAAAACACCGGCACATGCAGCGCCGATCAAAAAATGCAAACGCAAAATCGAAACAGCAAACGGTCGCCAGTTTTCCTGCTCGCTGAGCAATTTGAACGATGCCCGGGAAAATAGTGAGGTCACGCTCCACTCCACCCACGACACCAGCGTTGCAGCCAGCACCAGATAACCATATCCGGCGGGACCAAATTGGCGGCTCAAAAATGCCGCCGTCACCAGTCCGGTGGGTAAAGCCAGCGCTTCGCCGAGGAAAATCAGCGCGCTGCCGTTCAACCAATTTCTTTGGGAAAACATTTATTGCTCCGGATTGAGATAGCCCAGAAATTCACCGAAAGACCACGCAGCTAACCCCAGAAAAATCAAAGGGCTGGACGTGATAAATTGCTGCAGGTAAACACGATTTTGAAACGCCCGTTTGGCAGTTCGGGCGAACAGCAAAAACGGCAGGGAAGGGGAGAGGAGTGCAAATACCAGCCGTCGATTACGGGAAAACTGCTGTTGCCGGCAGCGCATTTGCGCAAAACTTTTTCCGTGGAATGGCGCATGCGCCAGAAATTTTCTGAAGCTGGTGAGGTTGATGTGCGAAACCATAATCGACGGCACAAATCGCGCCCGGATACCGTCGCGGGCGATTCGCCAGTGAAATGCGCTGTCCGAACAGTAAACGCCCTCGATAAACGGACCGTAATTGTTAAACGTATCGCGGGTGATAGAAAGGCAACAGGTGGGAATTTCCGCCATTTCGCGGCGGGGAAAGTTGGGCATCCACTGGCTGAATTCGCAAAAATAATACGCCCAGCCTACATAACTTTCGGGATTTCCGTTGCCCACAGCGCCGCCGATAACCGGATGCGGCGTTTCGTGTGCCAGCACAATTTCTTCAATCCAATGTGAATCGGCGATGCAATCCGCATCGATAAACGCAATAATTTCGCCCGTAGATTGCCGTATTCCGTAGTTTCTGGCATCGCCGGGAAATTTGCGCTCCGAAAAGGTGAACAACCGAACCATTGGGAATTCCCGTCGAATAAGATTGCCGGTGCCGTCAGTTGAGCTATCGACAACCACAATTTCATAAACGCCCTGATAGGTTTGCCGGAACAGCGATTTCAGGGTTTTCAGTATTGTGTTGCGCGAATTAAACGATGCAATAATGATCGAAACGACAGGTTTTTCCATAAGCTTTCTTTGGTTGACGATGCTATATTACAATTTTTCAGAGCGAAACTTATGCGTCATTTCACGAAATGGGGCATAAAATATTTTAAATTTATTGAATGTTTGATCAACCGGAAAATCGCCCGTGAATCGCTTTCACTATCATTTTTTAACCGCCACAAAACGACTGCTGCGGTGGGCGCTCAACCGGATGTTTGGCGAAAAAATAGCGATTTATTTTTCACCGCTGCGATGGGCAAACGGACTGGATCTGCAATTCCACTCACCTTTGAAAACGCGGTTTTTGGAACAGGCGATGCGCTGCTGGCGATCGCACGATCAGCCGCGCCGTTATTTGAAACCGGGTATCTCGCTCGCGGACTTTTTTTCGGCGATGAACGCGGACGGAATCCGCTATCTCGTGCTGCGCTGGTTCGAATCGCTACCGGATGTACAGCCGGGAGAAGATATCGATTTGCTGGTCGCAGACAACGATATTGCGAAGCTGGAAAAATGGCTTTCGCCCCATCAAACAAACAATTCACAACTATTTGATATTTATAGTGTTAGCGGCATCAGCGGGACCCAATTTCGTATCGCGTTGCCATATTTTCCGGCGCATCTTTCCGGTGAATTATTGCGAAAACGGTTGCAGTTGCCAAACGGCGTTTTTGCATCAGATTCCCGGTTGCACTGGTTGAGTTTGGGTTTTCACGCAGCGTATCACAAAGCGGAAAAATCGGGTTTTCCTGTTGCTGCAGATGACCGAAAGTTTGCCCAAAATTCTGATCATGATTACCAGAGAGCATTGGAAAAAATCGGGGAAGTTGCCGGATTACCGATGCCGAATAATTTGACGGATTTGGATAAAACGCTGTTCGAACACAATTGGGCGCCGCCGGTGGATTTTGCGAGAAAACTGGCTGAAAACCACAGCCCCTGGCTGTTGAAAAAATACCCGCGATCCGATGCGGCTTTTTGGGAAAATGACCAGAAAACCGATGCCCGGGTTTCCGTTTTTCTCGTGCGCGAGTGGGCGCAAAAACATAACCTCATCGATCTGATTCGCAAAACAATCGAGCGTCAGGGTTTCGAAATTGTTTTGGATGCGGCGCTCACCGAAAATCAGCAGGAAATTGCTGCAACCCGGTTGCGCGGCGGCAACTGGAATCGCGGACCGTATCCGGTTTGCGGCGGTCGTCCGGTGTGGTGTTTTGTGGCGCTCGATCAAACCCCGCCGGAAATTCCCGGAAAATTGCAAAAGCAACTCCCTTTTTTGAACAATCCCAACACATTTTGGGTGAAACAGTCGCTTCGGGATGCAATAAATACCCAACTGCCGCCGGCGCAACAGGTTAATTTTTTGCATGCCTGCGACGATCACGCCGAAGCCCGGGAATATTTGCAACTGCTTTTTCCGGAAAAATATGATGATATTTGCCAAAAAATCTGCCAAATGATCGCCCAATTTCAAACACCCGAAACGGTGATCCGTCAACTTAGCCGATACTCCCGGCGCGCAATAGTTGAGCTGATCGAGTGGCGCGGTGAAACGGCTGTTCGGAAGACATTCAAATCGGGGCGCAGCAGGTTTTTGGCTCGCGAAGTTGAGCTTTTACAGTATTTTGGGGCAGAAGGCCAGCCGGTGCCGCAACTGCTGGAAAACGGTGAAAATTATCTGATTTCCTCATTTGTTGATGGCGAAACGCAAATTTCCTATCGAAAAAAACAGATTACCGCAATCAATAGTTTTCTGAAATTTTTATTCGAAAACGGATACGCCCATCTCGATTTCAAACCGGATTCCCTGATCTGGAAAAATGACGGTTTAGTTGCAGTCATCGATTTTGAATATTGCCAGAAATACGACGTCCAGCCAACGGAATTCCGGGATTCGTACGATTTGCGTGGTGCGCCACCAACATTCACCGGCGATATTCCCGTTGGCGGGCAGTCATTTATCGATCACTGCTGGCGAAAATCAGCCGGAAAACCGTTGCGAAAACGCATGTTTTAATGTTGCGAAAATATTCAAGATCACGAGAAATGTTTTGTTTTTGCTTTTCCGGCAACATATATTAGCGACTTCAAAAACAAACAAAGGCAGTTGGTGTGAATCGGTTATTTCAACATTTATTTTCTGAAATTTTCCGGATGTGGCAAATCGCTACTTCACGCAATTTGTTTGTTTCCCCCACCCAAATTTCACCATTCAACCCGTTTGCTCCGCTTTCCCGTCGCGTATTCCCGCGTAGGCCCTAATGGGTCTAAAAAGCGCGACATGACAAATTTGTCAACTTCCTATGTATAATTTATATCCTTTAAAGGGTTGTATTTTATTAATTTAAAGTGAATTAAATTCCCTGTACATTTTAACTTGGGAGACCGCAATGAAAGCGGAACAACAGTTTGCAGCATCAGATTTTTTGATAGAAAATGCCAATGATCATCATAAAAAATACGCAGAACGGATCGCTGAAATGCTCGAAGAAAGCGCCCGCGCTCGCGGCATCGGCATTGCCCGGCGCTCTGCAGAATATATCGCCAAAAAAATGCAGGAAGGCAAAGCGATCATCGCTTTTCACAAACCGAGCGGGCAGCTTGCCGGTTTCACTTACATCGAAACGTGGACGCACGATAAATATGTTGCCAACTCCGGCCTGATTGTTCAGCCGGAATTTCGCGGCTCAAATCTCGGCAAGCGGTTAAAACATGCGTCTTTTGCGCTGTCGCGGAAAAAATATCCCGATGCGCGAATTTTTTCCATCACCACCAGCCACGCAGTGATGAAAATGAACACGGAACTCGGTTTTTCGCCGGTGCCTTTTTCCGAACTGACAACCGACAAAGAATTTTGGGACGGTTGCCAATCCTGCCGTAATTACGACATTTTGATGCGCAACGATCGCAAAATGTGCCTTTGCACCGGACTGATGTTCGATCCTGAAGAAAAAAAGAAAGCGTTCCAGAAAAAAATGATGCGCAATAAACTCGTTGCGGTTTTGACGAGCGTGATCACTTTGCGGCGTCAACGGTTGTCCAATGGCAAACTGACCGTAAAACCGGCGATGAAAAAATTATGAACATCTCTGAAAAAACAATTCGGGTCGGGATTGTGGGCGGCGCTGGATACACCGGCGGCGAATTGCTGCGTATCCTGTTAAATCACCCAAATGCGGAAGTTGCATTTGTTCACAGCAGCAGCAATGCCGGAAACGCGCTGTCGGATGTTCACACGGATTTGTTTGGTGAAACCGATTTGCGGTTCACCGATACGTTAAACGATGCCATCGACGTGTTGTTTTTATGCGTCGGTCACGGAAAAGCCGCCGAATTTCTGGCGAAAAATGCCAACGCCGAACATGTTAAAATTATTGATCTTAGTCAGGATTTTCGACCGGAAACGGATGGCTTTGTTTACGGACTGCCGGAGTTGCAGCGGGAGCGAATCCGGACGGCGCACAAAATTGCCAATCCGGGATGTTTTGCCACTGCAATTCAATTGGCGCTGTTGCCGCTTGCCAAGGCGGGCGAGTTGTCGGAAGCAGTTCACGTCAGCGCGATTACCGGCTCCACTGGTGCCGGACAATCGTTGTCGGAAACCACTCATTTTACATGGCGAAACAACAATATTTCGGTGTATAAAGCGTTTCAACACCAGCACTTAACAGAAATCCGGCGAAGCCTGCAACAGCTGCAAAGCGGTTGGGATGCTGCCATTCATTTTATCCCGTTTCGCGGCGGATTTACCCGGGGTATTTTGGCGTCTGTGCATCTCACTTCTCATCTGGCATCGAACGAAGCAGCGGCGTTATTTGCGAATTATTACAGCGAACACCCGTTTGTGCGATTGTCCGAAATCAACCCGGATTTGAAACAGGTGGTGAACACCAACAACGCCATTTTACACACCGAAAAACATGGCGATCAATTGCTGATCGTCAGCATCATCGATAATTTGGTGAAAGGCGCATCCGGGCAAGCGGTGCAAAATATGAACCTGATGTTCGGGCTGCCGGAAACCGCCGGGCTAAAGCTGAAACCGGTCGCATTCTGAAAATTCCAACATTCCCATTAACAAATCGGATCAACAATGAAATTATTTGATGTTTACCCACGTTACGATATTGCGCCGGTTCGCGGCGAGGATGTTTTCGTTTGGGATGACGCCGGGAATCGCTATCTTGATTTATATGGCGGGCACGCAGTGATATCGATCGGGCATTCCCACCCGGATTATGTAAGGCGGATTTCGGAACAGCTCAACCAACTCGGATTTTATTCCAATTCGGTAAACATGCCGATTCAGGATGCGTTGGCGGCGAAGCTTGGCGAATTGTCCGGCTATCCGGAATACAATTTGTTTTTGACAAATTCCGGTGCCGAATCGATTGAAAATGCCTTAAAGCTGGCATCTTTTTTCAACGGTCGAAAAAAAGTTGTGGCGTTCGGCGGCGCATTTCACGGGCGGACGGCTGCCGCAGTAGCAGTAACGGATAATCCCAAAATTCGCGCACCGTTTAACGAAACGGAACAGGTGATTTTTCTGAAACTGAACGATGCAGATGCGGTTCAAAATGCGCTGCAAAGTAATGATATTGCAGCAGTTATTGTTGAAGGAATTCAGGGTGTCGGCGGCATTCAGGTTGCGGAAAATAATTTTTTGCAGAACATTCGCCGATGCTGCGACGAAACCGGCACACTGATGATTCTCGACGAAGTGCAATCCGGATACGGTCGCAGCGGGAAATTTTTCGCCCATCAATTTGCAGAAATCCAACCGGATTTGATCACAGTGGCAAAGGGAATGGGCAACGGTTTCCCGATTGGTGGTGTGTTGATTCATCCAAAATTTGAGGCGTGGCACGGGATGCTGGGCACAACTTTTGGCGGAAATCATCTCGCATGTGCCGCCGGACTCGCCGTTTTGGAGGTTATCGAATCCGAACATCTGATCGAAAATGCCCAAAAAACCGGCGATTTTCTGCTGCAATCGCTGAAGCAAATGTCCGGTGCAATTCGCGAAGTTCGCGGGCACGGATTGATGATTGGTGTGGAATTGGAAAAACCTTGCGCAGATTTGCGCAAAGCGTTGCTGTTTGAGGAGCGTATTTTCACTGGTGTTTCTGGCAAAAATACCATTCGACTGTTGCCGCCGTTAACGCTGAAAACATCGCACGCAGAATATTTTTTGGAGAAATTTGAGCAAAGAATTCGGCAGTTGTGATACGGTGAAAAGTGGATTTACTCCACTTTTTCCAGTTCGGAAGTGCTGATGCTGTAATAATGTTGCAGGTCGATCAAAATTTCCAGCTTTTCGGTTGTCCCGCTATTGCTGTCGGGTTTGTAAATCAAGCCTAACGGTTGATAATTCCGCGATGAATAAACGTCCATCCGATGTAAATATTCACAAATTGTTTCTGCTCGCCAGTTTGCCAATTGCTGAACCTGAATCAGGTTTTCCGAAGAAACTTGCACATACCGGACAATCACCGGCGATTCGGAAAATTCGTTAAGCAACAGAACTGCGTCGTTTAAGCTGCTCAGGCTTTGCGGCGACAAATCGTATGAGCCTGGATTGAATTTTACAGAATCCATTTTAAGCGACAGAAAACCGTTTTGCTGCTCAATTTTTCCGGGAAACCGCGCGAGCATCCGTTCCACTTTTCCCTGCAACAATTCCTGCCGCGCTGAA
This genomic window contains:
- a CDS encoding aminotransferase class III-fold pyridoxal phosphate-dependent enzyme; this encodes MKLFDVYPRYDIAPVRGEDVFVWDDAGNRYLDLYGGHAVISIGHSHPDYVRRISEQLNQLGFYSNSVNMPIQDALAAKLGELSGYPEYNLFLTNSGAESIENALKLASFFNGRKKVVAFGGAFHGRTAAAVAVTDNPKIRAPFNETEQVIFLKLNDADAVQNALQSNDIAAVIVEGIQGVGGIQVAENNFLQNIRRCCDETGTLMILDEVQSGYGRSGKFFAHQFAEIQPDLITVAKGMGNGFPIGGVLIHPKFEAWHGMLGTTFGGNHLACAAGLAVLEVIESEHLIENAQKTGDFLLQSLKQMSGAIREVRGHGLMIGVELEKPCADLRKALLFEERIFTGVSGKNTIRLLPPLTLKTSHAEYFLEKFEQRIRQL
- a CDS encoding glycosyltransferase family 2 protein, which produces MEKPVVSIIIASFNSRNTILKTLKSLFRQTYQGVYEIVVVDSSTDGTGNLIRREFPMVRLFTFSERKFPGDARNYGIRQSTGEIIAFIDADCIADSHWIEEIVLAHETPHPVIGGAVGNGNPESYVGWAYYFCEFSQWMPNFPRREMAEIPTCCLSITRDTFNNYGPFIEGVYCSDSAFHWRIARDGIRARFVPSIMVSHINLTSFRKFLAHAPFHGKSFAQMRCRQQQFSRNRRLVFALLSPSLPFLLFARTAKRAFQNRVYLQQFITSSPLIFLGLAAWSFGEFLGYLNPEQ
- a CDS encoding GNAT family N-acetyltransferase; its protein translation is MKAEQQFAASDFLIENANDHHKKYAERIAEMLEESARARGIGIARRSAEYIAKKMQEGKAIIAFHKPSGQLAGFTYIETWTHDKYVANSGLIVQPEFRGSNLGKRLKHASFALSRKKYPDARIFSITTSHAVMKMNTELGFSPVPFSELTTDKEFWDGCQSCRNYDILMRNDRKMCLCTGLMFDPEEKKKAFQKKMMRNKLVAVLTSVITLRRQRLSNGKLTVKPAMKKL
- a CDS encoding oligosaccharide flippase family protein; amino-acid sequence: MFSQRNWLNGSALIFLGEALALPTGLVTAAFLSRQFGPAGYGYLVLAATLVSWVEWSVTSLFSRASFKLLSEQENWRPFAVSILRLHFLIGAACAGVFWVSADWIAGIVNEPELAKYLKLFALDIPVFCLARGYRNVFISTGRFKPRASAAVIYWIGRLFFVILLVWLGYSIAGAIAGIIAASVIELAIAVRWLKLPIWRQTSVPLGTFWRYSVLLFWSATARRIYQRADLLALKIFNGSAAQAGFYGAAQNLLMLSTIFMTSISPLLISTVSNMLSKNRHLEAQSTARNALRLALGLLPLAAIVAGSVHEIVPFVFGSEFTDAAPVFQILIFSEIAAILISLSTALMVAKGFPNWSLFLNAALILLVLPGYWHFVPQFEMIGAASVTTGGSLIGAIAGMWLVSRLMPGIFPLQSLFRSAIVTGICFWLSEIWVAEAWQLLIELPVLGVLAGILFVIFGEISPKERRTIVRQISVTFGR
- a CDS encoding N-acetyl-gamma-glutamyl-phosphate reductase, whose product is MNISEKTIRVGIVGGAGYTGGELLRILLNHPNAEVAFVHSSSNAGNALSDVHTDLFGETDLRFTDTLNDAIDVLFLCVGHGKAAEFLAKNANAEHVKIIDLSQDFRPETDGFVYGLPELQRERIRTAHKIANPGCFATAIQLALLPLAKAGELSEAVHVSAITGSTGAGQSLSETTHFTWRNNNISVYKAFQHQHLTEIRRSLQQLQSGWDAAIHFIPFRGGFTRGILASVHLTSHLASNEAAALFANYYSEHPFVRLSEINPDLKQVVNTNNAILHTEKHGDQLLIVSIIDNLVKGASGQAVQNMNLMFGLPETAGLKLKPVAF